The genomic DNA CCTATCATATTATCGCTGATATAAACAGGTATATGAATTCGGCCATTATGTACAGCAATTGTATGTCCGACCATTTCAGGAGTTATGCTCGAATTGCGAGCCCAACTTTTTATTACTAACTTTTTCCCTGAATCATTCATATCCTCTACCCTGCGGAGAAGCTTTGCATCAACGTAGGGTCCTTTTTTTAGTGAACGAGCCATATCTATCCCTCCTACAGTACCGTTTTACTTCTTGCGGCGGCGGACAATAAACTTGTCCGAAGGTTTCCGCTTACGTGTACGGTATCCTTTTGCCGGAGTACCCCAAGGTGAAACGGGGTGCATATTAGACTTACTTTTACCTTCTCCTCCACCCATCGGATGGTCAACAGGGTTCTGTACTATAGCACGAATGTGTG from Synergistaceae bacterium includes the following:
- the rpsS gene encoding 30S ribosomal protein S19 codes for the protein MARSLKKGPYVDAKLLRRVEDMNDSGKKLVIKSWARNSSITPEMVGHTIAVHNGRIHIPVYISDNMIGHKLGEFAPTRKFGGHAGQERSTRLKG